One Candidatus Neomarinimicrobiota bacterium DNA window includes the following coding sequences:
- a CDS encoding DUF4440 domain-containing protein has product MRTNLKTLDSLLGILIIFTTMISSCNINDDLDTERRRLLNTDKQFAQMSLDKGAAEAFNYFLTEDAMGMSHNQHPVFGREQIYQEMKDGQEDYELAWKPQRAEVAGSGDMGWTWGKYVLSIKDEQGVEQKRYGKYLNIWTRQDDGQWKVAVDMGNSSPEPVEQN; this is encoded by the coding sequence ATGAGGACGAATCTTAAAACACTAGACTCTTTGCTGGGAATCTTGATTATTTTTACCACCATGATTTCAAGCTGTAATATCAATGATGATCTGGACACTGAGAGACGTCGGTTATTAAATACGGACAAGCAATTTGCTCAGATGTCCCTGGATAAGGGGGCGGCTGAAGCCTTTAATTATTTTCTCACTGAAGATGCCATGGGAATGTCCCACAATCAGCATCCCGTTTTTGGGCGTGAACAAATTTACCAGGAAATGAAAGATGGACAGGAAGACTACGAGCTGGCCTGGAAACCCCAGCGAGCCGAGGTGGCGGGTTCTGGGGATATGGGTTGGACCTGGGGCAAATATGTGTTGAGCATTAAAGATGAACAGGGTGTTGAACAAAAGCGTTATGGAAAATACTTGAACATCTGGACCAGGCAGGATGACGGACAGTGGAAGGTTGCTGTCGATATGGGGAATTCCAGTCCTGAACCTGTTGAGCAAAATTAA
- a CDS encoding cupin domain-containing protein — MSVKHLQDLPLELISTGEKTSKQVLISHEEGPNFAMRRFVIEPGGFMPLHSNSVEHEQFCIGGEAEVVIGEETVMVKKNDVVFIPANIPHSYRTTSTEDFEFLCLIPNQEDIIDIKE; from the coding sequence ATGTCTGTTAAACATCTACAAGATTTGCCCCTGGAACTCATCTCAACAGGAGAAAAAACATCCAAGCAAGTGCTTATTTCTCATGAAGAGGGACCCAACTTTGCCATGCGGCGCTTTGTCATAGAACCAGGCGGCTTTATGCCATTGCATTCGAACTCAGTTGAGCATGAACAGTTTTGCATTGGAGGTGAGGCGGAGGTGGTGATTGGTGAGGAGACAGTCATGGTTAAGAAAAATGATGTGGTCTTTATCCCGGCTAACATCCCTCATAGTTATAGAACCACGAGCACTGAAGACTTCGAGTTTTTATGTCTCATTCCCAACCAGGAAGACATCATTGATATCAAGGAGTAA